One region of Pieris rapae chromosome Z, ilPieRapa1.1, whole genome shotgun sequence genomic DNA includes:
- the LOC110999159 gene encoding ankyrin repeat and SAM domain-containing protein 1A isoform X6: MPSTSRSRGSGRATDAAPRTQVIAPMSERQQLALVMQISSQDAPPAAPTPAEERKRTRQQRNERGETPLHVAAIRGDHDQVKKLLEQGQDPDVTDFAGWTPLHEACSYGWLQVVVVLVNGGANVNAKGLDDDTPLHDAATSGNLEMVKFLIEHSAEPFVKNTKGKAPSDYAAPHIYDYLLSLKDNNARAAHIARTRDDSNKKSGNASTNSEGSKRTNMESLAQGEIEGKEATPQEKGNTEIKDEGSQLSSGVVSSTQDDTTLSSKKGNYEENQEADSPEDDVSKRKKRKETEEKEPMAKPAPVARTGTGRKPGPASKTGALPLSKGGASPNVTKNAATSSTGKVQATGKGASGNKGKAGSGKTGLHSGKQDRRSPVASPKPGQSKDDGESEEKPQEPMAPKVPPLKIVIPGGAGGSGNRNEQEEGVQRGGGKGRGSASTLPYVIPCTADTGQTSDSSDGNSDDKRLEGKGGQRVLRSHRTNDADKDKGNCPQGSDRSGSNHILSSHKSPPPGADDAPSTSGTSGGRNESDGPGSRGRRYHSPLKSPKSTRQSYGPGGRGRRSPHNKSTKKRGHSCNLLIILSVLPLSLCYMCHTIRSSMVGHIFAFCMSSRDLRISSATEPWSFTMRIMTLQHHAVTFSSLEPDS, translated from the exons ATGCCTTCGACCTCGCGGTCGCGGGGCTCCGGACGAGCCACTGATGCCGCGCCACGGACGCAGGTCATAGCGCCTATGTCGGAGCGGCAACAACTGGCTCTTGTGATGCAAATATCGTCACAAGATGCTCCACCAg CCGCTCCGACCCCAGCAGAAGAACGAAAACGGACAAGACAACAACGTAATGAACGTGGTGAAACCCCCCTCCATGTTGCAGCTATAAGAGGGGATCATGACCAAGTCAAAAAATTACTAGAACAAGGACAAGACCCTGATGTGACAGATTTTGCAG GATGGACACCTTTACATGAAGCATGTAGTTATGGTTGGTTACAAGTAGTAGTGGTACTAGTAAATGGTGGGGCTAATGTGAATGCAAAGGGATTAGATGATGATACTCCTCTTCATGATGCTGCTACATCAGGAAACCTCGAGATGGTTAAATTTCTTATTGAGCATAGTGCAGAGCCTTTTGTAAAAAACACTAAAGGAAAAGCCCCATCAGATTATGCAGCTCCACACATCTACGACTATTTACTATCCTTGAAag ATAATAACGCGAGAGCTGCTCATATTGCAAGAACAAGGGATGACAGCAACAAGAAAAGTGGCAATGCTAGTACAAACAGTGAAGGTAGTAAAAGAACCAACATGGAGAGCCTAGCACAGGGTGAAATTGAAGGAAAAGAGGCCACCCCACAAGAGAAAGGCAATACAGAAATCAAAGATG aaGGTTCTCAGTTGAGTAGCGGAGTAGTGTCATCCACACAGGATGACACAACGTTAAGTAGTAAGAAAGGAAATTATGAAGAAAATCAAGAAGCTGACTCACCCGAGGATGACGTTTCTAAGCGGAAGAAGCGTAAAGAGACTGAAGAAAAGGAGCCAATGGCTAAGCCTGCACCTGTAGCTAGGACTGGGACAGGGCG TAAGCCTGGCCCTGCAAGCAAGACGGGCGCGTTACCGCTGAGTAAAGGCGGCGCTTCGCCCAACGTTACCAAGAATGCTGCCACTTCGTCTACCGGGAAAGTTCAAGCTACAGGCAAAGGGGCTTCAGGAAATAAG ggAAAAGCAGGCTCTGGTAAAACTGGACTGCATAGTGGTAAGCAAGACCGTAGGAGTCCTGTAGCAAGTCCTAAACCCGGCCAAAGTAAGGATGATGGGGAAAGTGAAGAGAAACCACAGGAACCAATGGCCCCCAAAGTTCCACCTTTGAAGATAGTTATTCCAGGTGGAGCTGGTGGTTCTGGAAATAGGAATGAACAGGAAGAAG GCGTACAGCGTGGAGGAGGAAAGGGGCGTGGTAGTGCATCAACATTACCTTATGTGATCCCATGTACAGCGGACACAGGGCAAACATCCGACAGTTCTGATGGAAATTCAGATGACAAGCGATTGGAAGGCAAG GGCGGGCAAAGAGTACTGCGTTCGCATAGAACGAACGACGCCGACAAAGATAAAGGAAATTGCCCGCAAGGCTCAGACCGATCGGGATCTAACCATATTCTGAGTTCCCATAAAAGCCCACCTCCA GGGGCTGATGATGCGCCGTCAACATCAGGAACCTCAGGTGGGAGAAACGAATCAG ACGGACCAGGAAGCAGAGGCCGGCGCTATCATTCTCCCTTAAAGTCTCCAAAGAGCACACGCCAATCTt ACGGACCGGGGGGCAGAGGTCGCCGCAGTCCTCACAATAAGTCTACAAAGAAAAGAGGACActcttgtaatttattaataatattatctgtaCTTCCGCTGTCTCTCTGTTATATGTGTCATACGATACGTTCCTCAATGGTTGGTCACATTTTTGCATTCTGCATGTCCTCGAGGGACTTACGTATATCATCAGCTACCGAGCCCTGGAGTTTTACGATGCGTATAATGACATTGCAGCACCACGCAGTTACCTTCTCTTCCCTTGAGCCTGATTCATGA
- the LOC110999159 gene encoding ankyrin repeat domain-containing protein 12 isoform X3 has protein sequence MPSTSRSRGSGRATDAAPRTQVIAPMSERQQLALVMQISSQDAPPAAPTPAEERKRTRQQRNERGETPLHVAAIRGDHDQVKKLLEQGQDPDVTDFAGWTPLHEACSYGWLQVVVVLVNGGANVNAKGLDDDTPLHDAATSGNLEMVKFLIEHSAEPFVKNTKGKAPSDYAAPHIYDYLLSLKDNNARAAHIARTRDDSNKKSGNASTNSEGSKRTNMESLAQGEIEGKEATPQEKGNTEIKDEGSQLSSGVVSSTQDDTTLSSKKGNYEENQEADSPEDDVSKRKKRKETEEKEPMAKPAPVARTGTGRKPGPASKTGALPLSKGGASPNVTKNAATSSTGKVQATGKGASGNKGKAGSGKTGLHSGKQDRRSPVASPKPGQSKDDGESEEKPQEPMAPKVPPLKIVIPGGAGGSGNRNEQEEGVQRGGGKGRGSASTLPYVIPCTADTGQTSDSSDGNSDDKRLEGKGADDAPSTSGTSGGRNESATSGHSVDVHPRKRKIKASRESHSREPTKSEHSENIVHNVTHSNPYQMYIHKRKQIERRQKTLFPVKPKPPKDFNKYLMNRCTYTLQNNVNPEPQVDIPINMPQQMITEFMSQERERTRLRIQHQVEKEKLVLAVEQEILRVHGRAERAVANQALPFSVCTILRDKEVYNVLAPDQEEKRNAQRSRCNGRQINSWLQEVDDKWEKIKEGMLRRQHTEAETLHAVQIMGWEWKLKELGLCDHKNTPKIDPTHVPQIHVSNFDLPA, from the exons ATGCCTTCGACCTCGCGGTCGCGGGGCTCCGGACGAGCCACTGATGCCGCGCCACGGACGCAGGTCATAGCGCCTATGTCGGAGCGGCAACAACTGGCTCTTGTGATGCAAATATCGTCACAAGATGCTCCACCAg CCGCTCCGACCCCAGCAGAAGAACGAAAACGGACAAGACAACAACGTAATGAACGTGGTGAAACCCCCCTCCATGTTGCAGCTATAAGAGGGGATCATGACCAAGTCAAAAAATTACTAGAACAAGGACAAGACCCTGATGTGACAGATTTTGCAG GATGGACACCTTTACATGAAGCATGTAGTTATGGTTGGTTACAAGTAGTAGTGGTACTAGTAAATGGTGGGGCTAATGTGAATGCAAAGGGATTAGATGATGATACTCCTCTTCATGATGCTGCTACATCAGGAAACCTCGAGATGGTTAAATTTCTTATTGAGCATAGTGCAGAGCCTTTTGTAAAAAACACTAAAGGAAAAGCCCCATCAGATTATGCAGCTCCACACATCTACGACTATTTACTATCCTTGAAag ATAATAACGCGAGAGCTGCTCATATTGCAAGAACAAGGGATGACAGCAACAAGAAAAGTGGCAATGCTAGTACAAACAGTGAAGGTAGTAAAAGAACCAACATGGAGAGCCTAGCACAGGGTGAAATTGAAGGAAAAGAGGCCACCCCACAAGAGAAAGGCAATACAGAAATCAAAGATG aaGGTTCTCAGTTGAGTAGCGGAGTAGTGTCATCCACACAGGATGACACAACGTTAAGTAGTAAGAAAGGAAATTATGAAGAAAATCAAGAAGCTGACTCACCCGAGGATGACGTTTCTAAGCGGAAGAAGCGTAAAGAGACTGAAGAAAAGGAGCCAATGGCTAAGCCTGCACCTGTAGCTAGGACTGGGACAGGGCG TAAGCCTGGCCCTGCAAGCAAGACGGGCGCGTTACCGCTGAGTAAAGGCGGCGCTTCGCCCAACGTTACCAAGAATGCTGCCACTTCGTCTACCGGGAAAGTTCAAGCTACAGGCAAAGGGGCTTCAGGAAATAAG ggAAAAGCAGGCTCTGGTAAAACTGGACTGCATAGTGGTAAGCAAGACCGTAGGAGTCCTGTAGCAAGTCCTAAACCCGGCCAAAGTAAGGATGATGGGGAAAGTGAAGAGAAACCACAGGAACCAATGGCCCCCAAAGTTCCACCTTTGAAGATAGTTATTCCAGGTGGAGCTGGTGGTTCTGGAAATAGGAATGAACAGGAAGAAG GCGTACAGCGTGGAGGAGGAAAGGGGCGTGGTAGTGCATCAACATTACCTTATGTGATCCCATGTACAGCGGACACAGGGCAAACATCCGACAGTTCTGATGGAAATTCAGATGACAAGCGATTGGAAGGCAAG GGGGCTGATGATGCGCCGTCAACATCAGGAACCTCAGGTGGGAGAAACGAATCAG CTACTTCGGGACATTCGGTGGACGTCCACCCAAGGAAGAGAAAGATCAAAGCCTCTAGAGAGAGCCACTCGAGGGAGCCGACAAAGTCCGAACATTCTGAAAATATCGTTCATAATGTTACGCATTCCAATCCCTATCAAATGTACATACACAAAAGGAAACAG atcGAGCGCCGTCAGAAAACGCTTTTTCCAGTCAAACCGAAACCGCCTAAAGACTTCAATAAGTACCTGATGAATAGATGCACCTACACGCTTCAAAATAACGTGAACCCTGAGCCTCAGGTTGATATTCCCATCAACATGCCACAGCAGATGATCACGGAGTTCATGTCCCAAGAGAGGGAGAG aaccCGGCTACGGATACAGCATCAAGTGGAAAAGGAAAAGTTGGTGTTGGCTGTGGAGCAGGAAATTTTACGGGTGCATGGGCGGGCTGAACGGGCGGTTGCAAATCAg GCGCTGCCGTTTTCAGTTTGCACGATATTACGTGATAAAGAAGTGTATAACGTACTAGCGCCCGATCAAGAAGAGAAAAGAAATGCGCAGCGATCTAGATGCAATGGAAGGCAGATCAACTCGTGGTTGCAAGAGGTTGATGATAAATGGGAAAAGATTAAG GAGGGCATGTTGCGGCGACAGCATACTGAAGCGGAGACACTTCATGCTGTACAAATTATGGGTTGGGAATGGAAACTCAAAGAGCTTGGTCTGTGCGACCACAAAAATACTCCGAAAATTGATCCGACACACGTACCTCAAATACACGTGTCAAATTTTGATTTGCCCGCTTGA
- the LOC110999159 gene encoding ankyrin repeat domain-containing protein 12 isoform X4: protein MPSTSRSRGSGRATDAAPRTQVIAPMSERQQLALVMQISSQDAPPAAPTPAEERKRTRQQRNERGETPLHVAAIRGDHDQVKKLLEQGQDPDVTDFAGWTPLHEACSYGWLQVVVVLVNGGANVNAKGLDDDTPLHDAATSGNLEMVKFLIEHSAEPFVKNTKGKAPSDYAAPHIYDYLLSLKDNNARAAHIARTRDDSNKKSGNASTNSEGSKRTNMESLAQGEIEGKEATPQEKGNTEIKDEGSQLSSGVVSSTQDDTTLSSKKGNYEENQEADSPEDDVSKRKKRKETEEKEPMAKPAPVARTGTGRKPGPASKTGALPLSKGGASPNVTKNAATSSTGKVQATGKGASGNKGKAGSGKTGLHSGKQDRRSPVASPKPGQSKDDGESEEKPQEPMAPKVPPLKIVIPGGAGGSGNRNEQEEGVQRGGGKGRGSASTLPYVIPCTADTGQTSDSSDGNSDDKRLEGKGADDAPSTSGTSATSGHSVDVHPRKRKIKASRESHSREPTKSEHSENIVHNVTHSNPYQMYIHKRKQIERRQKTLFPVKPKPPKDFNKYLMNRCTYTLQNNVNPEPQVDIPINMPQQMITEFMSQERERTRLRIQHQVEKEKLVLAVEQEILRVHGRAERAVANQALPFSVCTILRDKEVYNVLAPDQEEKRNAQRSRCNGRQINSWLQEVDDKWEKIKEGMLRRQHTEAETLHAVQIMGWEWKLKELGLCDHKNTPKIDPTHVPQIHVSNFDLPA, encoded by the exons ATGCCTTCGACCTCGCGGTCGCGGGGCTCCGGACGAGCCACTGATGCCGCGCCACGGACGCAGGTCATAGCGCCTATGTCGGAGCGGCAACAACTGGCTCTTGTGATGCAAATATCGTCACAAGATGCTCCACCAg CCGCTCCGACCCCAGCAGAAGAACGAAAACGGACAAGACAACAACGTAATGAACGTGGTGAAACCCCCCTCCATGTTGCAGCTATAAGAGGGGATCATGACCAAGTCAAAAAATTACTAGAACAAGGACAAGACCCTGATGTGACAGATTTTGCAG GATGGACACCTTTACATGAAGCATGTAGTTATGGTTGGTTACAAGTAGTAGTGGTACTAGTAAATGGTGGGGCTAATGTGAATGCAAAGGGATTAGATGATGATACTCCTCTTCATGATGCTGCTACATCAGGAAACCTCGAGATGGTTAAATTTCTTATTGAGCATAGTGCAGAGCCTTTTGTAAAAAACACTAAAGGAAAAGCCCCATCAGATTATGCAGCTCCACACATCTACGACTATTTACTATCCTTGAAag ATAATAACGCGAGAGCTGCTCATATTGCAAGAACAAGGGATGACAGCAACAAGAAAAGTGGCAATGCTAGTACAAACAGTGAAGGTAGTAAAAGAACCAACATGGAGAGCCTAGCACAGGGTGAAATTGAAGGAAAAGAGGCCACCCCACAAGAGAAAGGCAATACAGAAATCAAAGATG aaGGTTCTCAGTTGAGTAGCGGAGTAGTGTCATCCACACAGGATGACACAACGTTAAGTAGTAAGAAAGGAAATTATGAAGAAAATCAAGAAGCTGACTCACCCGAGGATGACGTTTCTAAGCGGAAGAAGCGTAAAGAGACTGAAGAAAAGGAGCCAATGGCTAAGCCTGCACCTGTAGCTAGGACTGGGACAGGGCG TAAGCCTGGCCCTGCAAGCAAGACGGGCGCGTTACCGCTGAGTAAAGGCGGCGCTTCGCCCAACGTTACCAAGAATGCTGCCACTTCGTCTACCGGGAAAGTTCAAGCTACAGGCAAAGGGGCTTCAGGAAATAAG ggAAAAGCAGGCTCTGGTAAAACTGGACTGCATAGTGGTAAGCAAGACCGTAGGAGTCCTGTAGCAAGTCCTAAACCCGGCCAAAGTAAGGATGATGGGGAAAGTGAAGAGAAACCACAGGAACCAATGGCCCCCAAAGTTCCACCTTTGAAGATAGTTATTCCAGGTGGAGCTGGTGGTTCTGGAAATAGGAATGAACAGGAAGAAG GCGTACAGCGTGGAGGAGGAAAGGGGCGTGGTAGTGCATCAACATTACCTTATGTGATCCCATGTACAGCGGACACAGGGCAAACATCCGACAGTTCTGATGGAAATTCAGATGACAAGCGATTGGAAGGCAAG GGGGCTGATGATGCGCCGTCAACATCAGGAACCTCAG CTACTTCGGGACATTCGGTGGACGTCCACCCAAGGAAGAGAAAGATCAAAGCCTCTAGAGAGAGCCACTCGAGGGAGCCGACAAAGTCCGAACATTCTGAAAATATCGTTCATAATGTTACGCATTCCAATCCCTATCAAATGTACATACACAAAAGGAAACAG atcGAGCGCCGTCAGAAAACGCTTTTTCCAGTCAAACCGAAACCGCCTAAAGACTTCAATAAGTACCTGATGAATAGATGCACCTACACGCTTCAAAATAACGTGAACCCTGAGCCTCAGGTTGATATTCCCATCAACATGCCACAGCAGATGATCACGGAGTTCATGTCCCAAGAGAGGGAGAG aaccCGGCTACGGATACAGCATCAAGTGGAAAAGGAAAAGTTGGTGTTGGCTGTGGAGCAGGAAATTTTACGGGTGCATGGGCGGGCTGAACGGGCGGTTGCAAATCAg GCGCTGCCGTTTTCAGTTTGCACGATATTACGTGATAAAGAAGTGTATAACGTACTAGCGCCCGATCAAGAAGAGAAAAGAAATGCGCAGCGATCTAGATGCAATGGAAGGCAGATCAACTCGTGGTTGCAAGAGGTTGATGATAAATGGGAAAAGATTAAG GAGGGCATGTTGCGGCGACAGCATACTGAAGCGGAGACACTTCATGCTGTACAAATTATGGGTTGGGAATGGAAACTCAAAGAGCTTGGTCTGTGCGACCACAAAAATACTCCGAAAATTGATCCGACACACGTACCTCAAATACACGTGTCAAATTTTGATTTGCCCGCTTGA